In Capsicum annuum cultivar UCD-10X-F1 unplaced genomic scaffold, UCD10Xv1.1 ctg71981, whole genome shotgun sequence, the DNA window TCAACAACCAATATTTCTGACCCTGCTCATCAGTTCCATACCCTATAGCCGTTACAGCATGATTAATATGATCAGCACAACTACCATGATAAGTTCCTCCTCTGTAAAATTGAAACTCTTGGCTAGTAGAAATTCCAAGCGACACTGGTTGTTTGGTTACGGCTTGTAACAATGCTGTTTCACTTTCAGGCACGACTTGATAGCCACTTATTTGTACTGCCGGCGTCTGCTCTTGACTTCTGCATGTGTATTGTTGACCTTGATATGGATAATTTGATTGAGTTGAAATTCCACCATTTTGTATGATGAATTCAAATGCATTGGTCATATAACCTCCATCACAGCCGCGGTTGTTGGTGGTGCAATCGAGAAGTTCTTGCTCAGAGAGTTCAATCAATTGACCTGTTGCAAGTTTGTAGGCTCCTTCTAGCGCTCCAACTGCAGAAAATGCCCAGCAACATCCTAACATAGAAAAGTAGCATATCAgctaattaataataaaatttatgaaagaatGAGTAAATGCGAGCTAGGATATATATGCAGTTGCAAATCTAGTAATATTCAGGTCGgtgaattatgttctttatatgtatttatatatgtagaCGTGACTACCGCTTTTCTCTTTTACTGA includes these proteins:
- the LOC124894241 gene encoding senescence-specific cysteine protease SAG12-like translates to MLGCCWAFSAVGALEGAYKLATGQLIELSEQELLDCTTNNRGCDGGYMTNAFEFIIQNGGISTQSNYPYQGQQYTCRSQEQTPAVQISGYQVVPESETALLQAVTKQPVSLGISTSQEFQFYRGGTYHGSCADHINHAVTAIGYGTDEQGQKYWLLKNSWGTNWGENGFMKIIRDTGNPGGHCDITKLSSY